CCCGAACAAAAGGATAAATAGAACCAGGTACGGTTGTCAGGAGAAATTTCAAACCATCGCCCCAGGAAACTCGATTGCTAGAAATAGGAGCGATCGTATCTAGGATTGCCAAGAAACTCACTTGCTCTCCTGCTTGGTGTAACTGTTGCGCCATCTCATAGGCAACTAAACCGCCAAAAGACCAACCACCTAGCTGATAAGGACCGTGCGGCTGAATTTGACGCAGTGCTTCGATGTAGCTAGCCGCCATCTCCTCAATGCTGGTTAATGGTGGGTGCAAACCGTCCATCCCAAAAGGTTGCAGTCCGTAAAAGGGCTGTTCGGTTCCTAAATGACGCGCCAACTCGTAGTAGGGCAGAACAACACCGAAAATTGGGTGAATACAGAAGAATGGCGGCTTAAAACCTAAAGGCTGGAGTGGCACAAGGGGCGATCGCTTAGAATTACGTTTAGGCTTTTCCCATTTCTGAATCAGAGGCGCGAATTGCTCAACAGTTGGCGCACCAAAGAGATCGGACAATGGTAGTTTTTGCTCGAATTGCCGCTCTACCTGCTCCAATAACTGGACTGCCAGCAGGGAATTTCCACCTAATTCAAAAAAGTTGTCCTCAATACCCACTTGCTCAAGCTTCAGGATATTTGCCCAAAGTGTTGTTAAGGTTGCTTCAATGGCAGTTTTAGGAGTAACAAAAGGACGCTCTGGACTACTGATATTAGACTTCATTAAGGCATTTCGATCCACTTTACCATTAGGAGTTAGTGGTAGGGATGGCAGTACTACAAAAGCTGAAGGAATCGAGTAGTCTGGTAATTTTTGCTTGAGAAAGCAGCGCAAGTCATTTGATGTTGGATTTTGGATTTTTAATTTTAAATTTGATAAATTAGTCTCTACATCAGGAACAATATAAGCAACTAAACAATAATTGCTCGATCGATCTTCCTGTGCCAAAACTACAGCTTCTTCTACTGCTGAGTGTTGTAATAGCAGGCTTTCAATTTCTCCCAATTCAATGCGGTAGCCGCGAATTTTCACTTGGCGATCGATGCGTCCGAGGTATTCAAGATTACCATCGATTAGGTAGCGGGCAAGATCTCCGGTTTTGTAAAGGCGGTTGGTAATGGGTAATGGGTAATTGGGTTCTTTCTCCCTCAGCTCCCCCCGCCTCCCCAACTCCCCCAGCTCTCTTCCCTTGCTCC
This window of the Chroococcidiopsis thermalis PCC 7203 genome carries:
- a CDS encoding thioesterase domain-containing protein, with the translated sequence MGRRGELREKEPNYPLPITNRLYKTGDLARYLIDGNLEYLGRIDRQVKIRGYRIELGEIESLLLQHSAVEEAVVLAQEDRSSNYCLVAYIVPDVETNLSNLKLKIQNPTSNDLRCFLKQKLPDYSIPSAFVVLPSLPLTPNGKVDRNALMKSNISSPERPFVTPKTAIEATLTTLWANILKLEQVGIEDNFFELGGNSLLAVQLLEQVERQFEQKLPLSDLFGAPTVEQFAPLIQKWEKPKRNSKRSPLVPLQPLGFKPPFFCIHPIFGVVLPYYELARHLGTEQPFYGLQPFGMDGLHPPLTSIEEMAASYIEALRQIQPHGPYQLGGWSFGGLVAYEMAQQLHQAGEQVSFLAILDTIAPISSNRVSWGDGLKFLLTTVPGSIYPFVRDYWSLLRDRLARSRNDNSDRLRTSNPISTMKKILTPHAWLSSLERTTISHLLPRSAVLRMLDELTIHRLMKIFSANSRATLKYTPRPYPLAIALFRTTELQKKSHDPTLGWSQLSRSGVQVHYISGNHLTMLQKPHVRVLAEHLRRYLA